The segment gaccagagccctatgccaaaagtagtgcacactgcactatatagggattaaggtgccatttgggacaacacTTTTCATTGCTGGGTATGAGATAACGGTCCTTTTAAAAATGACAACAGTGAATACTATGACCCTTATATGACCTCCGGCTTGGGAAAACCTTCTTATAGATTTAGCTTCTTATTCAGATCCTTTGGCTTCGAGAAAATGGTTCCAAAAtgattcttcagctgtccccataggataaccctttctggttccaggtagaactctttttggttccaggcagaacccttttgggttccaggtagatctGTCTGTAGAATGcgctctacatggaaccaaaaagtgttcttcaaatGGTCCACCTATggagacagccgaagaacccttttagattatatatataatattttttttctaagagtgtacaataAGATGACTACAATAAGATGCTTCACTTGGACTTGTAGATCAGAGAAATGTATCTAATGCAATTTTCATATCTCTCtcatgtgtttttattttgaTGTTATGGATATTGACAAATGTATTGTGTTGTGCTTATTAAGGTCCAGTTTTAAGACTGGACTAAATCACATAATTGTTAGAACTACAGTACCTGGCTGCGTAAATGTTATTTATTGTTTGAGACTAGGCGGCGTCCCTCAAAAGGACGTACGTTCATTACACCTGGGTAATTTAATTGTGTTCTTGTCTATTTAATCAGGAAATACTTTCCTTTTGAGTCCTGTGGAGAAACATTTCAGCATGCTGCATCAATAATGGGGAGATTGGTTGGTGTAGAATGGGCCAACTAGTGGCCTGGTTTGGTTACTACGCTTGGTGGGGGTCAGCTGAGATTCTGTCACTTATAAAACCAAAGGCTGACTGTTTTGAAGCAAGATTTGTTGCATGGTCAAGTGAACATTGCACAAACGTGGACTATAGGATGACATCAATATGTTTTCTCTGGAAAAGGGGACTAAATAAACAAGAGTGTAGATTGGAATAATTCATTATTTGTGAGTTTTGTTTTTCTTATTTACCCATAACAGGCAAACTATTGTATGTTTTGGTGTTGTCTGGTCTTCTACAAGAGAGATCAAGACAATATTCAGAAAACATTTGACTCTCTAGGGGTCACATTTTTACGGAACTGATAAGTTAGTATCTAGTTGATATTTTTAGGACCATCAAACGTTCAGCTCTCccgctgtgtctgtgtttatttgTATATGTATACTCATAGAAAGAGTCACAGATCCACCCATTACAAACCGATTGACTTTCATTTATATGCCAATTCTAGTCATTCTATTTTTATGGGTAAACTGATAGGGAACCAGGGAGAGTTAGTTGAGACCCGAGGCTGAAACTGAAAGGCAAATAAATGCAGCCAACATCCCTGGGCCTCCCGGCTGTAAGCACACAGCAGAGCAGTTGGATTTcccataagacacacacacaaaaaaaagacaCAAAGGGGCTGAGCTTCAAACTTGGCTCACACCGAAACTTCTGGCTTCAATTTATTTCTGGAGCAGTCACTGCTGATTTTAATTAGTTGAAAGTTTACGTTGAAAGTTTTTGCTTAGCCAGCCTTTTAGTTTTTCTTTCCTTTTTTCTTCACCCTTTCTCCTTTGTCttttttcttgtgtgtgtgtatgtgtatatatattttgttggttGGCATTGGCCAACATCTGGAAGCCTTCGTGAAATATGTGTACAGCTTCTTTTAATGTTTGCGTAGTTTTGTTAGATCACCATCCCCCTGGGAGTGAAAAAATCCCTCATCTGGCTTTAATCAGCCATTAATATTGTTGTGATGTGGCAACACAGCACAAGGAGGGGACGGCAGATACAAGATGCGTGGGAAGGAACGCTCGTAATGCTTTCTAGAGCCTGTGTCAAACCAATGCAGCACAGCCCCCCCCCATTCAATCAAACCTGGGTCAAATACATATTCGCTGTGTTCAATTTTTCAATCATACATTAATTTGAAAATATTTTCAAAATATATTACAAATACAACTTGTGTTGgccatacaatacaatatagaaaatattgCAATGACTATGTTGAATAACTACTATACTGagaaaaaatataaacacaacatgtaaagtgttggtttcatgtgctgaaatagcacaaaaagcttgtttttctgaaatgttgtgcacaaatttgtttacatccctcttagtgagcatttctcctttgccaagataatccatccacctgacaggtgtggcatatcaagaaactgattaaacaggtgcacattgtgctgATGACAatacaagttttgagggagcatgcaaatggcatgctgactgcaggaatgtccaccagagcagttgctagagaactgaatgttcatttctctaccataagccgtctccaacgtcgttttagagaatttggcagtacatccaaccggcctcacaaccgcagaccatgtgtaaccacgccagcccaggacgtcaacatctggcttcttcagccgcgggatcgtctgagaccagccacccggaaagttgatgaaactgtgggtttacacaaactgtcagaaaccatctcagggaagctcatctgcatgctcgtcatcctcaccaggatattgacctgactgcagtttgttgttgtaaccgacttcagtgggaaaatgctcaacttcgatggccactggtacGCTGGAgaagtttcaactgtaccgggcagatggcagacagcgtgcaTGGCATAGTGTGGGCGAGAGGTTTGCTGGTGGGGTTGTTGTATGTGCAggaataagctacagacaacaacaaaaaatagcattttatcgatggaaatttgaatgcacagagataatgTGATGAAATcctgtcgtgccattcatccaccgccatcacctcatgtttcagcattataatgcacggccccatattgcaaggatctgtacacaattcctggacaTTTCCCAGTTCTATGGgctgcatactcagacatgtcacccattgagcaagtttggcatgctctggatcgacatgtacgacagcgtgttccagttcccgccaataccgggatcggtgtccccccggcgggacagttgagctaacataggctaatgtgattagcatgaggttgtaagtaacaaaaacatttcccaggacataaacatatctgatatgggcagaaagcttaaattcttattaatctaactgcactgtccaatttaccatagctattacagtgaaagaataccatgctattattTGAGGAAAGTGCACAATTATTAACTTGAAAaggtattaataaaccaattaggcacattttgcagtgtatgcaatggttcattggatcagtctaaaactttgcacaaaGGGCCATCAAGTGGCCAAAATAtaaattgcgcctgggctggaataataaatTATAGCCTttttcttgcatttcaaagatgatggtatagtgtattatcttttaccagatctaatgtgttttattctcctacattaatttcacatttccacaaacgtctAAGTGTTGCCTtttaaatggtatcaagaatatgcatatccttgcttcaggtcctgagctacaggcagttagatttgggtatgtcattttaggtgaacatTTAAAAAAGGGTTGGATTCTTATGAggtttttaaggtatctgtggccaaccgatgcatatctgtattcctagtcatgtgaaatccgtaggttagggcctaatgattttattaaaattgactgatttccttatatgaagtgtaactcagtaaaatctttgaaattgttacatgttgcgtttaatatttttgttcagtgtagtaacCAGTATCTACCGAAGCTTCAGCTTCCAGCTGTTCTTGGTAGGCCTACTGCTGGTGGGATTTGAACAATGCATTGCATGTGGTTTGGAAGCTGCCTCAAAGTACGGTCATTGAGTAAAACAAACtcaatgtatttgtatttgtatttattatggatccccattagctggtgccaaggcagcagctactcttcctggggtccagaaaaAATTAAGGCGGtgtatacaattttaaaaacattacaatccATCCAGGCTGTGTGccttcaggcccctactccacatatatacagtacaaaatccatatgtacgtgtgtgtgtatagtgcgtatgctatgatgtgtgtgtgtgtgcgcctatgtttgtgttgcttcacagtccccgctgttccataactGGACTGTGatgagacctcttgtggcatgtcttgtggggtatgcatgagtGTCTGAGATGtgcgccagtagttcaaacagacatctcggtgcattcaacatgtcaatacctctcataaatacaagccgtgatgaagtcaatctctcctccactttgagcaaggagagattgacatgcatattattaatattagctctctatGTACATCCAAagaccagccgtgctgccctgttctgaaacaATTGATATTTTCCTacgtccttttttgtggcacctgaccacacgactaaaCAGTAGTagtgccttgttgacagtgctgtcaagaaggtagagcagcactTTATCATAGACGtacttctccccattttagctactgttgtatcaatacatttagaccatgacagtttacaatccagggtaactccaagcagttttagtcacctcaacttgctcaatatcCACATGATTttttacaatatttagttgaggtttaggggttagtgaatgatttgtcccaaatacaatgcttttagtttaagaaatatttaggactagtttattccttgccacccctCTGAAACTAACTGaaactctttgttaagtgttgcagtcatttcagtcactgtagcagctgacatgtatagtgttgagtcatccacatacatacaCTCTGGCTTTCCTCAGAGCCAGTGGCAATTCATTAGTAAAGATTTTTAAAAGtaatgggcctagacagctgccttggggaattcctgattctaactggattatgttCGAGATGGCTTccaagaacaccctctgtgttctgctaGACAGGTAagtctttatccacaatatagcagggggtgtaaagccatacgACATAAGTTTTGCCAGCATcagactatgattgataatgtcgaaggccgcactgaagtctaacaaaacagaccccacaatctttttatcataaatttctctcagccaatgtCTGCAgatgtcatgttctgaccttagttcttttttaatgtctttgttttagtatggtcagggtgtgagttgggtgggttgtctatgttcatttttctatgttgtgttttgagtttggcctggtatggttctcaatcagaggcaggtgtcgttagttgtctctgattgagaatcatacttaggtagcctttttccacctgtgtttcgtgggtgtttattttctgttctgtgtttgtaTTTCACCGTTCAAGACTGTTTTCATTTCGTTCtcgtgttttgttgtttttgttcgagTGTTCGTTTTCATTAAGAGAAtatgaatacttaccacgctgcaccttggtcctcctctctctctcccaacgaCGAGCGTTACAGCAGACCTTCATACATAATGGATATCCTATCCCTGTCCTTGGCTTTAAGCATTTTTGATGCACACCTCCCCTTCACTAGATGAACCAGAACTGAGTCTGCAATCTATCTAATGTAGCTTATCACAATAAAGAGGGTGCGCTCTAAACAGCAGAACCTTTGTCAGATTGGTGTCCTAAGAGCCATATTCATTCCGTAATGCTGAAGATCTTTGCTCcagcgtgattgaaatttaaaggcaatgtttccGTGTCagcagagactgcattcacggtaaatgctgcattatgtcggctcaatcgtaaattacctttaaatttcaatcgcACTATAATCCTGAACTTTGGAAATACGCATTGAATCAAGCCTAGTCTATAGTTCTGTTTTGTGCCAGTCATTTTATTCAAAGCCAGAAGTGATTTGTTCTgattagtgtttgtgtgtgtgtattccacaGGTCTTCCTATCCTCTCCTTCACACACATCAAGACCAACCTGTGTAAGTGGTGTGACTACTCCAGCCCTAtctgtgaggacagtgtgtgttataccaactgctccctctcctccttctgtaCTCTGAGTGAAGAGATTTGCATTGCAATATGGTAAGTGTGACGTTTTTCATCAAAGGACTATCTCCCAAGTTAAAGTTTAtttgccatatacagtataataaatGAGTCTTTTGCACCAGAGCTCTCACTCTCACATTAAAAACATTAAAGATATTTtgaagttggaccgcagagtgaaggaaaagcagccaacaagtgctcagcatatgtgggaaaagcattcctcatgaatctggttgagagaatgccaagagtgtgcaaagctgtcatcaaggcaaagggtggctactttgaagaatctcaaatataaaaaatattttgatttgttcaacactttttttggttactacatgattccatgtgtattatttcaaagtgttgatgtcttcactattgttctacaatgtagaaaatagtaaaaataaagaaaatcccttgaatgagtaggtgtgtcaaaatgTTTGACTTGTACAGTACATACAACTAGTAATATTGATCTGGTTTAGCTGATAGCTTCCCattctataaaatatattttgacaaGCTATATTTCCCAATATACTCCCTTACTGGACTGTTATGCTCCTCTACTTTAATAATTATCCTCATCATGACAATTATTGAACTCTCAGTAAACAGGATATATAGCTGATCCATATGTTTGTCTGTGTATCCCAGACAAAACAAATGTTGCTCATAAACATTAATGGAACTGTAGGATGTGTTTCTTTAATGAATGATACTGATAACAAATGATGGTGAGTGGAGTGTTTGCGATGAGGAGGACAAAGTTCATTTTGGCTTTATTTGAATGTTGCTCACCGTCTGGTATGCTGGGCCCTAGTGGTCAAACCTCTACAGCAGGGAGGGCACCCTTTTACAATTTAACTTAGGGCCCCAAAAAGGCTAGGTCCGGCCCTGACTGCATGTTTGGGTATGGATGTCAGAATGCAGAACTGtgactgtggtccttctgtagctcagttggtagagcatggcgcttgtaacgccagggtagtgggttcgatccccgggaccacccatacgtagaatgtatgcacacatgactgtaagtcgctttggataaaagcgtctgctaaatggcatatattatgatgaggtcagattttttgtggcccccacccccataaAATTTGCCGATCCCTGCTCTACAGTAATAAAGAAAGGTTCTTTGatcccggtcaaaagtagtgcactttatagggaatagtgtgccgttTGGTACACATTATTGATCTTAGACTTCCTACGAGGGGAGAAACTATCTGCTGACTTCTGAATGACAGAGataatgtcccaaatggcacccctatatagtgcactacttttgaccagagcactatgggcatGTAATTTGGGACACATGCAAATTGAAAGAGACTAGTGTTATTAAGTCTGGTGTTGTTGTTGGCAGGATACAAAGGCAGATCGGATTGACCATTTGTAAAATAAAAACTTCCAATCCACGcaaatacatacagtggggagaacaagtatttgatacactgccgattttgcaggttttcctacttacaacgcatgtagaggtctgtaatttttatcataggtacacttcaactgtgagagacgggaatctaaaacaaaaatccagaaaatcacattgtatgatttttaagtaatcaatttgcattttattgcatgacataagtatttgatacatcagaaaagcagaacttaatatttggtacagaaacctttgttttcaattacagagatcatacatttcctgttgttcttgaccaggtttgcacacactgcagcatggattttggcccactcctccatacagacattctccagatccttcaggtttcggggctgtcgctgagcaatacggactttcagctccctccaaagatgttctattgggtttaggtctggagactgtctaggccactccaggaccttgagatgcttctcacggagccactccttagttgccctggctgtgtgtttcgggtcgttgtcatgctggaagacccagccacgacccatcttcaatgctcttactaaggaaaggaggttgttggccaagatctcgcaaatcatggccccatccatcctcccctcaatacggtgcagtcgtcctgtcccctttgcagaaaagcattcccaaagaatgatgtttccacctccatgcttcacggttgggatggtgttcttggggttgtactcatccttcttcttcctccaaacacggcgagtggagtttggaccaaaaagctctatttttgtctcatcagacaacatgaccttctcccattcctcctctggatcatccattggcaaacttcagacgggcctggacatgcgctggcttgagcagggggaccttgcgtgcgctgcaggatttgaatccatgacggcgtagtgtgttactaatggttttctttgagactgtggtcccagctttcttcaggtcattgaccaggtcctgccgtgtagttctggtctggtccctcaccttcctcatgatcattgatgccctacgaggtgagatcttgcatggagccccagaccgagggtgattgaccgtcatcttgaacttcttccattttctaataattgcgtcaacagttgccttctcaccaagctgcttgcctattgtcctgtagcccatcccagccttgtgcaagtctacaattttatccctgatgtccttacacagctctctggtcttggccattgtggagaggtgcaataaaatgcaaattaattacttaaaaatcatacaatgtgattttctggatttttgttttagattccacctctcacagttgaagtgtacatatgaaaagaattacagacctctacatgctttgtaagtaggaaacactgccgattttgtaggttatcaaatacttgttctccccactgtacataaccAATCCAAACAAAACCACAAAGTCAAAAGTCAACTATAGGTTTTCCCAGAGACATTTTCCTATTGTAAAATGCCTAACTAAATTCAGTTTACTAGTTTGATAAGTAACTTTATAATTGATCTGTGCATGTGAGTGTATGACTGCGTGTACAGCTTTAACATCTGTTAGTGTCTTCATCTGTGTCCCAGGCGGAAGGACAATGAGAGTATGAGTGTGAAGACATTATGCCACCAGCCCCAGCAGCCACTGGAGAATATCATGTTGTCAAACTACTCCTCCAACGAGTGTGTGATGGCTCCTCAGCCCTCTGAGGACGGGGTCCTGTTCGTTTGTGGCTGCCTGGGAGAACACGAGTGCAACGATAAGCTTATATTCGACAAGGGCTCCAATGGTAACCACTTATTTTATTCTGGAACCAGGCAGTACATGGTGCAACCAGAACATTTTATTTGAAAATATTAATTTACAATTGTATATTAATAAAAAATGCAACTTGAGGAAAAATAGGCATTTATAATGTAATTCCAAAATGTACTAGTAATGTATACTAACCCATGATCCGATTCCATGTTGTCTTCACATTGTTTTTAACTGTGTCCTCAGATTTTTCCAAGCTCAAGAGTAAAGATGTGATTCCAGTGGTGGTGATCAGCCTGGTCCCTCCCTGTTTAGTGGCTATCATCGCTACCATGGCTTTCTACCTGTACCGTACCAGACAGCCCGGCAAGCAGCCCAAAGACTGGGCTCCCAAACGCACACACTACCAGGTAGGTGGATCTACCAGGTATGGAAAAATATACTTtgtgacccaaatggcaccctattccctacaacatagtgcacaacttttgaccagagcccataggtccctggtaaaaagtaatgcactatatagggaatagtagggtgccatttgggacaccgccATAACCAACTGGAAGCTTTTCATTTATTGTCATGTAGCTACTGTACATTACTGTTTGTGAAAAGGTGTAAAGTAATCCTATATGGGATGGGCAGCTAAAGGCCACTTGATACTTAACTAAAAATCTAATTCATTAATTGACCAGGCCTTGGACATCCCAGAGGGACTCAGTGGGGAGGCCATCACCGGCGGTGAGGACTGCCATGGCAAGCTGTCAGCCATCAATAGCGACGCTACATCTGACATGTCTCCCGTCCGGGCCCATAACTTCAACCACAGCACGGAGCAGCTACCCATCCAGCTAGAAGCCTTGGTGGGGAAAGGGAGGTTTGCTGAGGTGTGGCGGGCCAGGCTCCACCACCAGGCAGCTGGTCCTCAGTATGAGACGGTGGCAGTGAAGGTGATGGTTTTCCCTCTTCCCTTTTTTCTCACCCCTCCATTTGTTCTGTAGTTTTGTGTCATTTTCATGTGATATAATACTTTGAATAAATGTTTATTTGATTTCAAGATCTTCCCGTCTGTGGAGTATGTGTCCTGGAGCAACGAGAGGGCCATCTTCTCTGATGCCAACCTGGAGCATGAAAATGTGGTTCAATTCCTGACAGCAGAAGAGCGAGGGCCCTCCGGCTCCCCTCAGAGGCAGTACTGGCTGGTCATGGCCTACCACGGCCTGGGAAACCTACAGGTTAGTTTGATTTAGCTTTGTTTTGTTTATTGCTAGGTTGATTAAGTGTATA is part of the Oncorhynchus gorbuscha isolate QuinsamMale2020 ecotype Even-year linkage group LG09, OgorEven_v1.0, whole genome shotgun sequence genome and harbors:
- the tgfbr2l gene encoding TGF-beta receptor type-2; its protein translation is MGCWRFSAVNIVLLSFCLPILSFTHIKTNLCKWCDYSSPICEDSVCYTNCSLSSFCTLSEEICIAIWRKDNESMSVKTLCHQPQQPLENIMLSNYSSNECVMAPQPSEDGVLFVCGCLGEHECNDKLIFDKGSNDFSKLKSKDVIPVVVISLVPPCLVAIIATMAFYLYRTRQPGKQPKDWAPKRTHYQALDIPEGLSGEAITGGEDCHGKLSAINSDATSDMSPVRAHNFNHSTEQLPIQLEALVGKGRFAEVWRARLHHQAAGPQYETVAVKIFPSVEYVSWSNERAIFSDANLEHENVVQFLTAEERGPSGSPQRQYWLVMAYHGLGNLQDFLAGHVLSWAELCAMAGSVARGLAHLHSDTTPCGIPKVPVAHRDLKSSNIVVKSRRECALCDFGLALRLDLSLTVDDFANSGQVGTARYMAPEVLESRVNLEDLEAFKQMDVYSMALVLWEMVSRCEVIGEVKSYEPPFGSKVCDQPCVDSMRDLVLRDRGRPEIPTSWTTHQGMNLLCATITECWDHDPEARLTAHCVVERFGSLEEEMEQEVLDAVNNSQECPPSDTFPDSTGCDVDPLAPETDTEGTLIPGQISEIL